The DNA segment GGCCCCGCGCCGCCAGCCACGCGCCCGCCTGCTCGGCGAGATCGGCGGCCTTCGGCCGGTCGGGATGCGGGACGAAGGCGACGGTCGCCATCAGCGCCCCGCGACGGCGTGGAGCAGGAACTCGGTGTTGCCGGATGCACCCGTGATCGGCGAAGTCACAGTCCCCATCATCGTCGCTCCGCGGGCCGCGAACGCGGTCTCGACCCGCTCGATGCTCGCCTCCCACTCCGCCGGGTCGCGCACGACCCCTTTGCCGCGCGCCGCCACGGCTTTCGCCACCTCGAACTGCGGCTTCACCAGTACGACGACGTCGGCGCCGGGCGCCGCCAGGACACCGAACAGAGCGTCCGCGATCGACGTCAACGAGATGAACGAAACGTCGGCCACTACGAGGTCGAAGGGCGCGCCAAGGGTGGCTGGGTCGACGTCGTTCACGTGCGTGCGCTCGAGCACCGTCACCCGCGGGTCGTTGCGGAGTCGCTGGTCGAGTTGGCCGTGGCCGACGTCGAGGGCGACCACGTGCGCCGCTCCCCGTTGCAGCAGACAATCGGTGAACCCGCCGGTCGACGCACCGACGTCGAGGGCGCGCCGGCCCGTCACGTCGATCTCAAAGGCGTCGAGCGCAAAGTCGAGCTTCTCGCCACCGCGCCCGACGAAGCGCGGCGGCGGACCCTCGACGACGACGGGATCGCCCGCCGCGACCAGCCGCGCCGGATTGGTAGCGACCGCACCGGCAACGCGCACCGTGCCGGCCCCGATCAACTCGGCGGCGTCGGCGGGGGACGGAGCCAGGCCGCGGCGCACCAGTTCGCTGTCGAGCCGACGGCGAGCCGTCAGGACGCGCCCGCCGCCTTCTTGGCGGTCTTCTTCGCCGCGCCCGCCGCCTTCTTGGCCGTCGTCTTGGCCGTCGCCTTGGCCGCGCCCGTCGCCTTCGTGGCTCCGCTCTTGGCCGCGCCCGTCGCCTTGGCCGCGGACTTCTTGGCCGCGGTCGCGCTCTTGGCCACCGTCTGCTGGGCGGCCGTCGTCGCCCGCTTCGCCGGCGGCGCCAGGCCCAGCGACTCGATCTGGCGCTGCACCTCGACGCGCACGCGCTCGGCGAACGTTTCGGTCGTCTTGCGGCTGCGCTCGAGCAACTCCTCGACGCGCTGTTGTGCCTCCTGCGCCTGCACCTCACCCGCCTTCACGAGGTCGCGCACGAGTTTTTCCGCGCGTTTGCGGTTGACCTCCGTGACTTCCATTCCAGCTTGCAGGTAGTGCTTCCACGGTTCCGAGAGCGCCATGAAAGCATCGTAGGCACCGCTAGCCTCACGCTGTGATCCCGCTGCGGGACGACAACCCCACCACCCGGCCGCCGATCATCACGATCCTCGTCATCGCCGCCTGTGCCGTCGTGTTCTTGCTCGTCCAGCCCTCGGGCCGCACGTCGATCTTCGGCAAGCAGGCGGAGTCCGATACCGCCTTCACCGTTCAGCATGCGGCCATCCCCTGCGAGGTGGCGCAGGGCCGTCCGCTGCACATCGACGAGCTGCGCAACACGTTCCAGGCCAACGACGCCGATGCGTGCAACGCCGCCGATCACTCGCCGTCGGGATTCCCCGGTAAGCAGGTGTACCTCGCGCTGGTCGTATCGATGTTCATGCACGCCGGCTGGCTGCATATCGGCGGAAACATGCTGTTCTTCTGGATCTTCGGCAACAACATCGAAGACGAGATGGGCCACGTCTTGTTCCTCGTCTTCTATTTCGTGGGTGGCATCGTCGCCAGCCTGGGTCACGTCCTCGCCGACCCGAGCAGCACCGTGCCGGTCGTGGGGGCGTCGGGTGCCATTGCGGCGGTGATGGGCGCCTACCTCGTGCTGTTCCCCAAGGCGCGGGTGCAGAGCCTCATCATCATTCCGCCGATCGTGCTGTTCCGGCGGGTGGCGGCGTGGATCCTGCTCGGCGTGTGGTTCCTGACGCAGTTCGCCGTCGACCCGTCGTCAGGCGTTGCGTGGGTGGCCCACGTCACCGGCTTCGCCTTCGGCGTCGTGGTCGGCCTGCTGATGCGGGCCACGACCAACCGG comes from the Acidimicrobiales bacterium genome and includes:
- a CDS encoding TlyA family RNA methyltransferase is translated as MTARRRLDSELVRRGLAPSPADAAELIGAGTVRVAGAVATNPARLVAAGDPVVVEGPPPRFVGRGGEKLDFALDAFEIDVTGRRALDVGASTGGFTDCLLQRGAAHVVALDVGHGQLDQRLRNDPRVTVLERTHVNDVDPATLGAPFDLVVADVSFISLTSIADALFGVLAAPGADVVVLVKPQFEVAKAVAARGKGVVRDPAEWEASIERVETAFAARGATMMGTVTSPITGASGNTEFLLHAVAGR
- a CDS encoding rhomboid family intramembrane serine protease; the encoded protein is MIPLRDDNPTTRPPIITILVIAACAVVFLLVQPSGRTSIFGKQAESDTAFTVQHAAIPCEVAQGRPLHIDELRNTFQANDADACNAADHSPSGFPGKQVYLALVVSMFMHAGWLHIGGNMLFFWIFGNNIEDEMGHVLFLVFYFVGGIVASLGHVLADPSSTVPVVGASGAIAAVMGAYLVLFPKARVQSLIIIPPIVLFRRVAAWILLGVWFLTQFAVDPSSGVAWVAHVTGFAFGVVVGLLMRATTNRRRSPVPVYG